Within the Candidatus Lokiarchaeota archaeon genome, the region AGAGGAACGAGAATGGGTACAAGACCCGTAAGCACAACACCACTCACAAATGCCGGTATCACCAATTCATCTCCAGCAGTTTTCTTGATGATTGGTAGGCCGATATCCATAGTGGTTGCTCCTCCCGGAGCTATGCTTGC harbors:
- a CDS encoding DUF340 domain-containing protein, giving the protein ASIAPGGATTMDIGLPIIKKTAGDELVIPAFVSGVVLTGLVPILVPLVIGF